The following proteins are co-located in the Deinococcus metallilatus genome:
- a CDS encoding lysophospholipid acyltransferase family protein, whose translation MPTHPGEATPTPHPLAYSLVHALMALPVAYGGGLSVEGLEHVPPGTPAVIAGNHQLALDPFVIGYAIPSRRAQVQFMTKQEAFGWPLVGPILSAVGAFPVDRTAHDTRAVRRAIRVLQGGGCVGIFPQGTRGGAEMHGGVALIALRARAPIVPVRVWHDPPRRRGWPGGHWHVRFGPPLAPAGSIQSLTLRWENAVAVLG comes from the coding sequence GTGCCCACTCACCCCGGTGAGGCCACACCCACCCCGCACCCCCTCGCCTATTCCCTGGTCCACGCGCTGATGGCCCTGCCGGTGGCCTACGGGGGCGGCCTGAGCGTGGAAGGGCTGGAACATGTGCCGCCCGGCACGCCCGCCGTGATCGCCGGAAACCACCAGCTTGCCCTGGACCCCTTCGTGATCGGGTACGCCATTCCCAGCCGCCGCGCCCAGGTGCAGTTCATGACCAAGCAGGAAGCTTTCGGGTGGCCGCTGGTCGGCCCGATCCTGAGCGCGGTGGGGGCCTTTCCGGTGGACCGGACCGCGCACGACACGCGGGCGGTGCGGCGGGCCATCCGGGTGCTGCAAGGCGGCGGTTGCGTCGGCATCTTTCCGCAGGGCACACGTGGGGGTGCGGAAATGCACGGCGGCGTCGCCCTGATCGCCCTGCGGGCCCGCGCACCCATCGTGCCCGTGCGCGTCTGGCACGACCCACCCCGGCGGCGGGGCTGGCCCGGTGGGCACTGGCACGTGCGCTTCGGCCCACCTCTGGCGCCCGCAGGCAGCATCCAGAGCCTCACCCTGCGCTGGGAGAACGCGGTGGCGGTGCTGGGCTAG
- the cmk gene encoding (d)CMP kinase: MIVTIDGVAASGKSSVASGVARALGVPYVSSGLLYRAATLLALEAGAPLEGARALLTHLRAHPLRLEALPGGNRLWAGERELTDELHSTRVDQGVSAVAALPEVRAWVDAQLRALPEPFVAEGRDMGTNVFPHADAKFYLTASPRVRAERRAQERPEDVPAIEAALIERDRRDRVQSAPAPDARVIDTGPLSLEGVIGTILAALPARSA, encoded by the coding sequence GTGATCGTGACGATAGACGGCGTGGCCGCCAGTGGAAAATCGAGCGTCGCGTCGGGCGTCGCGCGGGCGCTGGGCGTGCCCTACGTGAGCAGCGGGCTGCTGTACCGCGCCGCGACCCTGCTCGCCCTGGAAGCGGGCGCGCCGCTGGAGGGCGCGCGGGCGCTGCTGACCCACCTGCGCGCCCACCCGCTGCGGCTGGAAGCCCTGCCGGGGGGCAACCGCCTCTGGGCCGGGGAGCGCGAACTGACGGATGAGCTGCACTCCACGCGGGTGGACCAGGGGGTGAGCGCGGTCGCCGCGCTGCCGGAGGTGCGCGCCTGGGTGGACGCCCAACTGCGCGCCCTTCCCGAACCCTTCGTGGCCGAGGGGCGGGACATGGGCACCAACGTGTTCCCGCACGCGGACGCCAAGTTCTACCTGACCGCCAGCCCCCGGGTCCGCGCCGAGCGCCGCGCCCAGGAACGGCCCGAGGACGTCCCCGCCATCGAGGCGGCGCTGATCGAGCGCGACCGCCGCGACCGCGTCCAGAGTGCCCCCGCACCCGACGCCCGCGTGATCGACACCGGGCCGCTGTCCCTGGAGGGCGTGATCGGCACCATTCTCGCCGCGCTCCCCGCCCGCAGCGCGTAG
- a CDS encoding peptidylprolyl isomerase, protein MKQAALLLTALLALTACQKKDTATTTTTDTTKTDTKADTSTTDAAKTAEVTTPGPIPAGYTLVPFLTDKPVREFKTAPAMTLESGKDYYALIDTDRGQILADLYEQETPVTVNNFVTLARNHFYDGLRFHRVIEGFMAQTGDPKSADQSQQAEWGSGGPGYQFADEFRSKLTFDSPGVLAMANSGPATNGSQFFITFAPTDFLNGRHTIFGKVVSGDDVLAKLTRTSDTSGGQETPIAGAVPDKILTVRILTKGS, encoded by the coding sequence ATGAAACAGGCCGCCCTGCTCCTGACCGCCCTGCTCGCCCTGACCGCCTGCCAGAAAAAGGACACGGCGACGACCACCACGACCGATACCACCAAGACGGACACCAAGGCGGACACCAGCACCACCGACGCGGCCAAGACCGCCGAGGTGACCACCCCCGGCCCGATCCCGGCGGGCTACACCCTGGTGCCGTTCCTGACCGACAAGCCGGTGCGCGAGTTCAAGACCGCCCCCGCGATGACCCTGGAGAGCGGCAAGGACTACTACGCGCTGATCGACACCGACAGGGGCCAGATTCTCGCGGACCTGTACGAGCAGGAAACGCCCGTCACCGTCAACAACTTCGTGACGCTGGCCCGCAACCACTTCTATGACGGTCTGCGCTTTCACCGCGTGATCGAGGGCTTCATGGCCCAGACCGGCGACCCCAAGAGCGCGGACCAGAGCCAGCAGGCCGAGTGGGGCAGCGGCGGCCCCGGCTACCAGTTCGCGGACGAATTCCGCAGCAAGCTCACCTTCGACAGCCCCGGCGTCCTGGCGATGGCCAACAGCGGCCCCGCCACCAACGGCTCGCAGTTCTTCATCACCTTCGCGCCCACCGACTTCCTGAATGGCCGCCACACCATCTTCGGCAAGGTGGTCAGCGGTGACGACGTGCTGGCGAAGCTCACCCGCACCAGCGACACCAGCGGCGGCCAGGAAACGCCCATCGCGGGAGCCGTGCCCGACAAGATCCTGACGGTGCGCATTCTGACGAAGGGGAGCTGA
- the obgE gene encoding GTPase ObgE, which produces MAFRDVLDIEVAAGNGGDGSMSFHRAKYLEKGGPDGGHGGRGGSIILRAIQGVESLERLVGKRKFKAPNGAYGEGRLRQGADGEDLYIDVPVGTTAFDRDSGKVIADLVRVGQEKVIARGGQGGRGNSTFVSSTRQAPRFAELGTPGEKRRVRLELRLIADVGLVGYPNAGKSSLLAALSRANPAIADYPFTTLSPILGVVESEDGEERFTMADIPGIIEGASEGKGLGLEFLRHISRTRLLVYVLDVTRDPVEELRQLQAELRAYDPSLLENVALIALNKVELVDADLTAMVEDELAEFGLPVLPVSAKTGAGLPELQGALFALLPDRELWAQTHALEEEPEEVREEPLTLTFREDAPEKPGGEAERVWEVHGGGFEDRIVRFARHIEDAAEYLSNLFKRQGLYNALRRAGAREGDTVEIGNFRFEYYADEE; this is translated from the coding sequence ATGGCGTTTCGAGACGTACTGGACATTGAAGTGGCCGCGGGCAACGGCGGCGACGGCAGCATGAGTTTTCACCGGGCCAAGTATCTGGAAAAGGGCGGCCCGGACGGCGGCCACGGCGGGCGCGGCGGGAGCATCATCCTGCGCGCGATTCAGGGGGTGGAGAGCCTGGAGCGGCTGGTGGGCAAGCGCAAGTTCAAGGCCCCCAACGGCGCCTACGGCGAGGGACGGCTGCGGCAGGGCGCCGACGGCGAGGACCTCTATATCGACGTGCCGGTCGGAACCACCGCCTTTGACCGGGACAGCGGAAAGGTGATCGCGGACCTGGTGCGGGTCGGCCAGGAAAAGGTGATCGCACGCGGCGGGCAGGGCGGGCGCGGCAACAGCACCTTCGTCAGCAGCACGCGGCAGGCTCCCCGGTTCGCGGAACTGGGGACGCCCGGCGAGAAACGGCGCGTGCGGCTGGAACTGCGCCTGATCGCGGACGTGGGCCTGGTCGGCTACCCCAACGCGGGCAAGAGCAGCCTGCTGGCGGCCCTCTCGCGCGCCAACCCCGCGATTGCCGATTATCCCTTCACGACCCTCTCCCCCATCCTGGGCGTCGTGGAGAGCGAAGACGGCGAGGAACGCTTCACGATGGCGGACATTCCCGGCATCATCGAGGGCGCCTCGGAAGGCAAGGGGCTGGGGCTGGAGTTCCTCCGGCACATCAGCCGCACCCGGTTGCTGGTGTACGTGCTGGACGTGACGCGCGACCCGGTCGAGGAACTGCGCCAGCTCCAGGCCGAGCTGCGCGCCTACGACCCCAGCCTGCTGGAGAACGTGGCACTGATCGCGCTGAACAAGGTCGAACTGGTGGACGCCGACCTCACGGCGATGGTGGAGGACGAGCTGGCCGAGTTCGGGCTGCCGGTCCTGCCCGTCAGTGCGAAGACCGGCGCGGGCCTGCCGGAACTGCAAGGCGCCCTCTTCGCCCTGCTCCCGGACCGCGAACTCTGGGCGCAGACGCACGCGCTGGAGGAGGAACCCGAGGAGGTGCGCGAGGAGCCCCTCACCCTCACCTTCCGCGAGGACGCGCCCGAAAAGCCCGGCGGCGAGGCCGAGCGTGTCTGGGAGGTGCACGGCGGGGGCTTCGAGGACCGTATCGTGCGCTTCGCCCGCCACATCGAGGACGCCGCCGAGTACCTCTCCAACCTCTTCAAGCGCCAGGGCCTCTACAACGCCCTCAGACGCGCCGGGGCACGCGAGGGCGACACGGTGGAGATCGGGAATTTCCGCTTCGAGTATTACGCGGACGAGGAGTGA
- the rpmA gene encoding 50S ribosomal protein L27, whose amino-acid sequence MAHKKGVGSSKNGRDSNPKYLGVKKFGGEAVVAGNILVRQRGTKFKAGQGVGMGRDHTLFALVDGKVVFTNRGERGRFISVETVQPEVAAD is encoded by the coding sequence ATGGCACACAAGAAAGGCGTAGGTTCGTCCAAGAACGGGCGTGACAGCAATCCCAAGTACCTGGGCGTGAAGAAGTTCGGCGGCGAGGCCGTCGTCGCCGGGAACATCCTGGTCCGCCAGCGCGGCACCAAGTTCAAGGCGGGCCAGGGCGTCGGCATGGGCCGCGACCACACCCTCTTCGCCCTGGTGGACGGCAAGGTCGTCTTCACCAACCGCGGCGAGCGGGGCCGCTTCATCAGCGTCGAGACGGTTCAGCCCGAAGTCGCCGCCGACTGA
- the rplU gene encoding 50S ribosomal protein L21, with the protein MFAIIQSGGKQYRVQEGDVVRVESLQGEAGDKLELKPILIGGGHTLLGDEAARFTVTAEVVEHGLGQKIYVRKYKSGIQYRRRNGHRQQYTAIRITSIA; encoded by the coding sequence ATGTTTGCGATCATTCAGAGCGGCGGTAAGCAGTACCGCGTGCAGGAAGGCGACGTTGTGCGCGTCGAGAGCCTCCAGGGCGAAGCGGGCGACAAGCTCGAACTCAAGCCGATCCTGATCGGCGGCGGGCACACGCTGCTGGGCGACGAGGCCGCGCGCTTCACCGTGACCGCCGAGGTCGTGGAGCACGGCCTGGGCCAGAAGATTTACGTCCGCAAGTACAAGAGCGGCATCCAGTACCGCCGCCGCAACGGGCACCGTCAGCAGTACACGGCCATCCGTATCACGAGCATTGCCTGA
- a CDS encoding YkvA family protein: protein MILRLRMFWRDALALLFAVGDRRTPARARWLALLALAYALSPVDLLPDAIPVVGWGDDLVIVPTVLALAARGLPAPVLADARARSAGLQRRLPWVLPLLGGLLLLGAGLLAWGVLRALAG, encoded by the coding sequence GTGATCCTTCGGCTCCGGATGTTCTGGCGGGACGCGCTGGCGCTGCTGTTCGCGGTGGGGGACCGTCGGACGCCCGCGCGGGCGCGGTGGTTGGCCCTGCTGGCGCTGGCCTACGCGCTGAGCCCGGTGGATTTGCTGCCGGATGCGATTCCGGTGGTGGGGTGGGGCGACGACCTCGTGATCGTGCCGACCGTTCTGGCGCTGGCGGCGCGGGGACTCCCGGCTCCGGTGCTGGCGGACGCGCGGGCACGGAGTGCGGGGCTGCAACGGCGGTTGCCCTGGGTCTTGCCGCTGCTGGGCGGGTTGCTGCTGCTCGGCGCAGGCCTGCTCGCCTGGGGCGTGCTGCGGGCGCTGGCCGGTTAA
- a CDS encoding response regulator transcription factor, producing the protein MRLLFVEDDPRIAEPTLGALREAGYAVTWRQTGPAGLEEALLGEYPLIVLDVMLPGLDGFAVARELREAEVDAAILFLTARGELGDRVQGLDLGGDAYLVKPFAVPELLATLRALTRRERGQGAPRVAFGGGRGTLDTVARTVTWDGQEVAVTGREYALLEALALSPDRWFTREELLDRVWGPNFGGEARIVDVYVRYLRRKLAPGAVSSERGRGYRVER; encoded by the coding sequence ATGCGGCTGCTGTTCGTCGAGGACGACCCGCGCATCGCGGAACCCACGCTGGGCGCGCTGCGCGAGGCGGGGTACGCGGTGACGTGGCGGCAGACCGGGCCTGCGGGGCTGGAGGAGGCCCTGCTGGGTGAGTATCCGCTGATCGTGCTGGACGTGATGCTGCCGGGCCTGGACGGCTTCGCGGTGGCTCGGGAACTGCGGGAGGCGGAGGTGGACGCCGCCATCCTGTTCCTGACCGCGCGCGGAGAGTTGGGCGACCGGGTGCAGGGCCTCGACCTGGGGGGGGACGCCTATCTCGTCAAACCCTTCGCGGTGCCGGAACTGCTGGCGACGCTGCGCGCCCTCACCCGGCGCGAGCGGGGGCAGGGGGCGCCGCGCGTGGCTTTTGGGGGTGGACGCGGCACGCTCGACACGGTGGCCCGCACCGTCACCTGGGACGGGCAGGAGGTGGCCGTGACCGGCCGCGAGTATGCCCTGCTGGAAGCCCTGGCCCTCTCGCCCGACCGCTGGTTCACGCGCGAGGAACTGCTCGACCGCGTGTGGGGGCCGAATTTCGGCGGCGAGGCCCGCATCGTGGACGTGTACGTGCGTTACCTGCGCCGCAAGCTGGCGCCTGGAGCGGTGAGCAGCGAGCGGGGGCGCGGCTACCGGGTGGAACGGTGA
- a CDS encoding GNAT family N-acetyltransferase, with product MLQTERLLLRRFTEADEDRLWDLDRDPAVMRFLNGGRPTPREVVREEVLPNILAEYGRWEAYGRWAAEERATGEFLGWFALRPVSGEDFTRLELGYRLRRSAWGQGYATEGARALVRRAFADLGAQRVAAFTMTVNAASRRVMEKAGLGFVRTFFQDWPEVIEGSEEGDVEYALTRTQWEEARAEGAD from the coding sequence GTGCTGCAAACGGAACGCCTCCTGCTGCGGCGGTTCACCGAGGCCGACGAGGATCGCCTGTGGGACCTCGACCGCGACCCCGCCGTCATGCGCTTTCTGAATGGCGGACGACCCACCCCGCGGGAGGTGGTGCGGGAGGAGGTGCTGCCCAACATCCTCGCGGAATATGGACGCTGGGAGGCTTACGGGCGCTGGGCCGCGGAGGAGAGGGCAACGGGGGAGTTCCTGGGCTGGTTCGCCCTGCGACCTGTCAGTGGGGAGGACTTCACCCGTCTGGAACTCGGTTACCGGCTGCGGCGGTCCGCCTGGGGGCAGGGGTACGCGACCGAGGGGGCACGCGCCCTGGTGCGCCGGGCCTTTGCCGACCTCGGGGCACAGCGCGTCGCCGCCTTCACCATGACCGTCAATGCGGCTTCGCGGCGGGTGATGGAGAAGGCCGGGCTGGGGTTCGTGCGGACTTTCTTTCAGGACTGGCCCGAGGTGATCGAGGGTTCGGAGGAGGGCGACGTGGAATATGCCCTGACCCGGACGCAGTGGGAAGAGGCGCGGGCGGAAGGTGCTGACTAG
- a CDS encoding sensor histidine kinase, with amino-acid sequence MLTRPSLTLRARLALWAALATALAVGLVAAGLFFAVNSFLFAAQRDRLTSAVGVVQARVESALGRGDDLLAALLGVQGTLAPSDLEAILGADPQTRQLDVRLVTVGGGQVRVLPTPRFPDGIPLNLPPGTYREGDRLVAVRVLAGGRAALTVVSDARALGEAQAAFGRALAWLLPLALGLSLLLGWTVAGRLLAPVRTLEGAAREIGAGGHLRRPVPGAGEGDELARLALTLQETFARLADARDREQDFLRAAAHDLRSPLAALTARVDATLARDRDAGRYRAELREIGTDLTRLSDLANHLLLLARDPAALAWEAVPLRDLAADAVDRARELAPEADVDLIAPQPVNVAGDRVLLGQAIWNLTANAVLHAPGATVTVTVRGDGAGGGVVEVRDDGPGVDAAVLARLGEAFYRPDASRTGGTGGHGLGLALVRRAAELHGGTLKLESAPGAGFTAALHLPARSPTGEVLRSPA; translated from the coding sequence GTGCTGACTAGGCCCTCCCTCACCCTCCGCGCCCGCCTCGCCCTCTGGGCCGCGCTGGCGACGGCGCTGGCGGTGGGACTGGTGGCGGCGGGGCTGTTTTTCGCGGTGAACAGCTTCCTGTTCGCGGCGCAGCGGGACCGGCTGACCTCGGCGGTGGGGGTGGTGCAGGCGCGGGTGGAGTCGGCCCTCGGGCGGGGCGACGATCTGCTGGCGGCGCTGCTGGGCGTGCAGGGCACGCTGGCGCCGTCGGACCTGGAAGCGATTCTGGGGGCCGACCCGCAGACGCGGCAACTGGACGTGCGGCTGGTGACGGTGGGGGGCGGACAGGTCCGGGTCCTGCCCACGCCGCGTTTTCCTGACGGTATCCCGCTCAATCTGCCCCCCGGCACCTACCGCGAGGGCGACCGCCTGGTGGCCGTGCGCGTGCTGGCTGGCGGACGCGCCGCGCTGACCGTCGTCTCCGACGCCCGGGCGCTGGGTGAGGCGCAGGCGGCCTTCGGGCGGGCGCTGGCGTGGCTGCTGCCCCTCGCGCTGGGTCTGTCGCTGCTGCTGGGGTGGACGGTGGCGGGACGGCTTCTCGCGCCGGTGCGGACGCTGGAGGGCGCGGCGCGGGAGATCGGGGCGGGCGGGCATCTGCGGCGGCCGGTGCCGGGGGCGGGGGAGGGCGACGAACTCGCCCGGCTGGCCCTGACCTTGCAGGAGACGTTCGCGCGGCTGGCCGACGCCCGCGACCGCGAGCAGGACTTCCTGCGGGCCGCCGCGCACGACCTCCGCAGTCCCCTCGCGGCCCTGACGGCGCGGGTGGACGCGACCCTCGCCCGCGACCGCGACGCGGGGCGGTACCGCGCCGAACTGCGCGAGATCGGAACGGACCTCACCCGGCTCTCGGACTTGGCGAACCATCTCCTGCTGCTCGCCCGCGACCCGGCGGCCCTCGCGTGGGAGGCCGTGCCCCTGCGCGACCTCGCGGCGGACGCGGTGGACCGCGCGCGCGAACTCGCCCCCGAGGCCGACGTGGACCTGATCGCCCCGCAGCCGGTGAACGTGGCGGGTGACCGGGTGCTGCTGGGGCAGGCGATCTGGAACCTGACGGCGAACGCGGTGCTGCACGCGCCCGGTGCCACCGTCACCGTGACGGTCAGGGGGGACGGGGCGGGAGGCGGGGTGGTGGAGGTCCGCGACGACGGCCCCGGCGTGGACGCGGCCGTGCTGGCCCGGCTGGGGGAAGCGTTCTACCGCCCGGATGCCAGCCGCACGGGGGGAACAGGCGGCCACGGCCTCGGCCTCGCGCTGGTGCGGCGGGCGGCGGAACTGCACGGCGGCACCCTGAAGCTGGAGAGTGCGCCCGGGGCGGGCTTCACCGCTGCGCTGCACCTGCCCGCCCGGTCCCCCACGGGCGAAGTGCTACGCTCTCCCGCATGA
- a CDS encoding NTP transferase domain-containing protein — MTKPPAGQWSAVVLGGGDPGDPFAAAHGVPVKALIPVGGVPMALHVLRALRASGRVTRVAYVGPTTPEMDALIDECVTDHGTLLSNLEAGVEALAEAGLAPGERVLVVTADIPLATPGQLAEVLDAAPPEAALVYPVVRRSDCERAFPGVKRTYASLREGTFTGGNIFLLDPRLIGQFLPRLRAVLAARKAPLKLAALIGPGILLKLLTRRLTVRELENRVSALLGVPARALITGHAAIGTDVDKDADLRLAEAHLKADVPT; from the coding sequence ATGACAAAACCTCCAGCCGGGCAATGGAGCGCGGTCGTGCTGGGCGGCGGCGACCCCGGCGATCCCTTCGCGGCCGCGCACGGCGTCCCGGTCAAGGCCCTGATTCCGGTCGGCGGCGTACCGATGGCCCTGCACGTCCTGCGGGCCCTGCGCGCGAGCGGGCGCGTGACGCGCGTCGCCTACGTCGGCCCGACCACCCCCGAGATGGACGCTCTGATCGACGAGTGTGTGACCGACCACGGCACCCTGCTCAGCAACCTGGAAGCGGGCGTGGAGGCGCTGGCAGAGGCGGGCCTGGCGCCCGGTGAGCGCGTGCTGGTGGTCACCGCCGACATTCCTCTGGCCACGCCGGGGCAACTGGCGGAGGTGCTGGACGCTGCTCCCCCCGAGGCCGCCCTGGTCTATCCGGTGGTGCGCCGGAGCGACTGCGAGCGGGCCTTTCCCGGTGTGAAGCGCACCTATGCCAGCCTGCGCGAGGGCACCTTCACCGGCGGGAACATCTTTCTGCTCGACCCGCGCCTGATCGGCCAGTTCCTCCCCCGGTTGCGCGCGGTGCTGGCGGCCCGCAAGGCGCCGCTGAAACTCGCCGCGCTGATCGGGCCAGGCATCCTGCTGAAGCTGCTGACACGCCGCCTGACCGTCCGGGAACTGGAAAACCGGGTGAGTGCCCTCCTGGGCGTGCCCGCCCGCGCCCTGATCACCGGCCACGCCGCCATCGGCACCGATGTGGACAAGGACGCCGACCTGCGGCTGGCCGAGGCGCATCTGAAGGCGGACGTGCCCACCTGA
- a CDS encoding ferredoxin — protein sequence MPHVITSPCIGVKDQACTEVCPVECIYDGGDQFVIHPDECIDCGACVPACPVSAIFPEEDVPAGEEDFIVKNRAFFGL from the coding sequence ATGCCTCATGTCATCACCAGCCCCTGCATCGGTGTCAAGGACCAGGCCTGCACCGAAGTCTGCCCCGTGGAGTGCATCTACGACGGCGGCGACCAGTTCGTGATCCACCCCGACGAGTGCATCGACTGCGGCGCCTGCGTGCCCGCCTGCCCGGTCAGCGCGATCTTTCCCGAAGAGGACGTGCCCGCGGGCGAGGAAGACTTCATCGTCAAGAACCGCGCCTTCTTTGGGCTGTAA
- a CDS encoding magnesium transporter CorA family protein, whose translation MLTYYRSVGGKLQVIGGYADGCWINATAPTAEELARVSRDTGLDLDYLSYPLDPDERSRFEREDGQLLIIMQTSYRLGEDSDIPYDTVPLGILHTDHCLVTVCATENPVVNDVVNGMVRRVSTAKKNRLTLQLFLRNAQRFLIDVRQINKRVERIEDRMETATRNKELMDLLKLEKSLVYFITGLKANEAMMERVKRDRIFEMYEEDSDLLDDVLIENLQAIEMANIASNILTSMAAAFASVINNNVNQVVKVLTVTTILVAIPTLVTSIFGMNVPLPFHDSPEGLWIVLGIATILAATLALLFYRWRVF comes from the coding sequence ATGCTGACGTACTACCGCAGCGTCGGCGGGAAGCTTCAGGTGATCGGCGGCTACGCCGACGGCTGCTGGATCAACGCCACCGCCCCCACCGCCGAGGAACTCGCCCGCGTGAGCCGCGACACCGGCCTCGACCTCGACTACCTGAGTTATCCCCTCGACCCCGACGAACGCTCACGTTTCGAGCGCGAGGACGGGCAACTGCTGATCATCATGCAGACCAGCTACCGGCTGGGCGAGGACAGCGACATCCCCTACGACACGGTGCCGCTGGGCATCCTGCACACCGACCACTGCCTCGTGACCGTCTGCGCGACCGAGAACCCGGTGGTGAACGACGTGGTGAACGGGATGGTCCGGCGCGTTTCAACCGCCAAGAAAAACCGCCTGACCCTCCAGCTCTTCCTCCGCAATGCCCAGCGGTTTCTGATCGACGTGCGGCAGATCAACAAGCGGGTGGAACGCATCGAGGACCGCATGGAGACGGCCACCCGCAACAAGGAACTGATGGACCTCCTCAAGCTCGAAAAGAGCCTGGTGTACTTCATCACCGGCCTCAAGGCCAACGAGGCGATGATGGAGCGCGTCAAACGCGACCGCATCTTCGAGATGTACGAGGAGGACTCGGACCTGCTCGACGACGTGCTGATCGAGAACCTCCAGGCCATCGAGATGGCGAACATCGCCAGCAACATCCTGACCAGCATGGCCGCCGCCTTCGCCTCCGTCATCAACAACAACGTCAATCAGGTGGTGAAGGTGCTGACCGTCACGACGATTCTGGTGGCGATTCCCACGCTGGTCACCAGCATCTTCGGGATGAACGTGCCGCTGCCTTTCCACGACAGCCCGGAGGGTCTGTGGATCGTGCTGGGGATCGCCACGATTCTGGCGGCCACGCTGGCACTGCTGTTTTACCGCTGGCGGGTGTTTTGA
- the rdgB gene encoding RdgB/HAM1 family non-canonical purine NTP pyrophosphatase, with protein sequence MRVVVATGNAGKVREIAEALGGLGWQLEGLGGLPLPEETGTTYEENAALKACAAAVTRGLPALADDSGLEVSALNGQPGVYSARFGNRASDTERNLYLLEKLRGAADRRARFVSVVILAYPDGHLETYRGELTGTLLEGPRGDNGFGYDPLFVPDGETRTLAEMTVAEKRAISHRGRALAALIEAHRNGPPAREEAGGE encoded by the coding sequence ATGCGGGTGGTCGTGGCGACCGGAAACGCCGGAAAGGTCCGCGAGATCGCGGAGGCGTTGGGCGGCCTGGGCTGGCAACTGGAGGGCCTGGGCGGCCTGCCGCTGCCCGAGGAAACCGGTACCACCTACGAGGAGAACGCGGCTCTCAAGGCCTGCGCGGCGGCGGTGACCCGGGGCCTCCCCGCCCTGGCCGACGATTCGGGCCTGGAAGTGTCCGCTCTGAATGGGCAACCCGGCGTCTACAGCGCCCGCTTCGGCAACCGCGCCAGCGATACCGAGCGGAACCTCTACCTGCTGGAAAAACTGCGCGGCGCCGCCGACCGCCGCGCCAGGTTCGTGTCGGTGGTGATCCTCGCCTATCCCGACGGCCATCTGGAAACCTACCGGGGCGAGCTGACCGGCACGCTGCTGGAAGGCCCCCGCGGCGACAACGGCTTCGGCTACGATCCCCTCTTCGTCCCCGACGGCGAAACCCGCACCCTGGCCGAGATGACGGTGGCGGAAAAACGCGCGATCAGCCACCGGGGACGGGCGCTGGCGGCGCTGATAGAGGCCCACCGGAACGGGCCGCCCGCGCGGGAAGAGGCAGGGGGGGAGTGA
- a CDS encoding SufE family protein has product MTDAAPLPEKLQNIVTMFRSAPKPLRLQALLEYSRKLPPLPEKYVEHPEFLQPVPECASPFFLVTEQNDQGGVNLHFKVPEEAPTVRGYAGILREALNGESPETILNVPDQFYMDMGLSELITPMRLRGMGAILMRLKNDVREHAQGV; this is encoded by the coding sequence ATGACGGACGCCGCGCCCCTCCCCGAAAAACTCCAGAACATCGTGACCATGTTCCGGAGCGCGCCCAAGCCGCTGCGCCTCCAGGCCCTGCTGGAATACAGCCGCAAGCTGCCGCCGCTGCCCGAGAAGTACGTGGAGCATCCCGAATTCCTCCAGCCGGTGCCCGAATGCGCCAGCCCCTTCTTCCTGGTCACGGAACAGAACGATCAGGGCGGCGTGAACCTGCACTTCAAGGTGCCGGAGGAGGCGCCCACTGTGCGCGGCTACGCGGGCATCCTGCGCGAGGCCCTGAACGGCGAGTCGCCCGAGACGATCCTGAACGTCCCCGACCAGTTCTACATGGACATGGGCCTCTCGGAACTGATCACGCCGATGCGCCTGCGGGGCATGGGCGCCATCCTGATGCGGCTGAAGAACGACGTGCGGGAGCACGCTCAGGGCGTGTAG